Genomic DNA from Candidatus Latescibacter sp.:
GCAATACAAGGCTTAATTGGTTTTTTTAAAAAAGTTACACCTTCACATTTTCATCTTTACCGCGAAAAGTCCCCCTTCGGGGGATTTAGGGGGCTGCACTCAAAAATTAATAATAAGTATTTGTTTAATAAATAGTTAGGAAAATATCATAGCAAGTTTGTGAATAATCCGTATTAAGTATTTCTTGAAAATAACACTCCGTTATTGCACATTTAGATCCTGAAACGAGTTCAGGATGACATATGTCATGCCGAACTTGTTTCGGCATCTATATATACGATCACGAACCTTATCTAAAGGCATACCCGGATATCTTTTTTAATGCCCTCCACCATTTACATAGATGATGATCAGGGCGGCGATGATGATAATGATAATAAAAATGCCGAAAAGAAGCCCCTGTGAAGAACGCGGTTCTTCAAGATCAAGACTCGATCTGGAGTATTTGTGAACCGTTTCTTTCCGGTCGCCTGCCGGCCGCTCAGGTTTGTCGTCGTCTATGAACGCTACTTTCAAAGGAGGCAGAGGCGCAGGAGATTCGACAGGTACGTTTACCGCTGTTTCAGGTTCATTGACGGTTTCAGGAGCTGTTTCGGTCCGGGGTATCTGTTTCTCTTCTGAAGGGATTGTTTTTTTGAGCGGCTTTTTTTCGGATAAATTCTTTTTTTCCGGGACAGATAATTCCTGTTTGGCTTCAGGCGCCGTTGGCATGATTTCCGGTTTTTTTCTCTCTATTCGAATCTCTTCCCGTATACTTGATGCCTTGTTTTCATAGCGGGCGATCACCCGATCAGGGTCGATGCCGGCTGCCTCTGCATATTCGCGGAGAAAAGCCCGGAGAAATGGCTCCGGCGCTATGGTAAAATCTCCTTCCTCCAGTTTTTCAAGGAGCGCCGGCCTTATCTTGGTAACCGCATAAATATCTTCGAGGCTGACTCCTTTCTCCAGCCTGAGCTCTTTCAGTTCCTCATGCAAGGGTTTCATGTATATGGCTCCCTGTGTTTCCAAAAAAACCGTATCTGCCCCCCGAAAAACGGTACAGCTCCTCCATGATTCTGGCCAGAGGCAATCCCATCACATTGAAATAACACCCCCGGATTGCTGGGATAATAACTGCGCCGTAACCCTGAATTCCGTACGCTCCCGCTTTATCAAGCGGTTCTCCGGTCGCTATATATTTCTCGATGAGGTTTCGGTTCATCCGGCGCATGGTAACCTCGGTAGTTTCGAATCCGGTCGAGAGAGCGCCATTCCCCGGATCGAAGAGAGCGAATCCGGTATACACCGTATGGGTGCGTCCCTGGAGAAGGTCAAGCATTTCCGCCGCCTCTTCTTCCGAATTCGGTTTCCCCAGGATAACATCGTCTATGACCACGATAGTATCCGAGCCTATCACTATTCCTTTTCCGACCTGTTTACCCACCTCGCGCGCTTTGAGCACCGCAAGCCGAACCACGTGCTCTGACGGTGTTTCGCCGGGAATGGCTGTCTCCTCCACGTGAGAGGTCACGCTGCGAAAGGGATGACCGAGCAGTTTCATCAGCTCACGGCGCCGTGGAGATTTCGAGGCGAGAATCAGTTCGTTCACACCATATCTCTCGTGTTAATGGAAATGGTAACCGGACCGTCATTGAGTATGTCGACCAGCATGTGCGCTCCGAACACACCCCCTTTCACTCCTATTCCGCTTTCGGAGAGAAGCCCCATGAACCGTTCATAGTAATCGTTCGCTTTATGGGGGGGCGCCGCCTCGCCGAAATAGGGACGCAGCCCCCTCCGTATATCGCCGAACAGAGTGAACTGGCTGACTACCATGATCTCCCCCCCGCAGTCGAGCACCGAACGGTTCATCTTGCCTTCTTCATCAGGGAAAATCCGGAGGCCGATACATTTCCGGGAGAGAATCTCAAGATCATGCTCCGTGTCGTCGCCGTGCACCCCCAGAAATATCAGAAGACCGCGGCCGATGGAAGAGACCTCCTGTGAATCAACCGCTACGCTGCATCTTCCTACTCTCTGGATCAATCCGATCATGTCAGGCCCAAACATGCAAAGGGCAGTCGTTCCATTTTTTGTATCAGACGAAAGACTGCCCTCATGCGAAATGAACATGTAAATTACACAGCGTCTTTGAGCTTCTTGCCCGGTTTGAATTTCGGAACAGTAGTAGCCGCGATACGAATGGGTTTACCTGTAGCTGGATTCCTCCCTTCACGGGCCGCACGTTTAGATACCGAGAATGTGCCAAAACCAACGAGACTGACCTTGTCACCTTTCGCGAGGGCGCCGGTGATGCTTTCGACAACCGATTCGAGAACCTTCCCCGCTTTTGCCTTTGGGACACCTGCATCCTGAGCTGCCTTTGCAACGAGCTCTTCTTTCGTCATTGTTTCACCTCCTTTCGAAAGAGTTTAAAAATCGTTTCATGGTTACGATAATGAGGGTACAGTGCTAAGTCAAGAAAAAAGTGAGGAATTTAGGCATTCCGGGGCATTTTTTTTAAAAAATCAATATCCGAGCTGCGAAGAGCCTCTCCTTTTTTCGACTTTTACATCCGGAAGGTCTTTTATATTCACTTTAAAATAGAATCCTTCCTGTATCCCGGAGGGCACCCAGGACAGGCTTGCTTCGAAACAGTGCAGATCACGGTTAATGAGCATCCGCTGCGTGATGATCTGCTTCGCTTCTAAATCATAGTAGAGGGAGTAGGAAACCGAAGTATTCTGGCTCGGAGAAAATGAAATATCCGGCTTTATATTATGGGTAATGTTGTATTTCTTTGGTCCGAAGGTGTTGCGGGTGACGCCGAAAAAATGGGAAAACCGCACATTGAACGGAACGAGGGCGGAGGATGTGATTCCGGATACTTTTTCTTCTTCGGGAACAACCTTCGCGATATCTATATCGTCCCTCCCGACATTGCTGTTTGCAGTCGGCCGTGATGATTGGCCGATAAAAAAGAGGTCCTGCTGGGTAATGCCAACATCCGTCGTTATGTTGAAATTGTTCAGGTTCGGGCTGAACAGGTGAAGGCGGTTGTCTTTGTGGTAAAAACCGTGGGATGAACTGAGCCGGGTGGCGACGAATCTGGCCGGCCGGAAATCCAGAGTGGTCTGAAGGGGAGAGAGTTTTTTGTTCGCTTCAAAGTCCATGGCGGTGGAAAAATTCAGGGTGAAAAGATCAAATTTGTTCTCCTTTTCACCTTTCACGGTTTTTACCTGGAAAATGTTGCGGAGATTCAAGTTAACGTTATTCACCAGGTCTTTCCGGGAGATGTTTCGATCGAAACGGAAAAACGCCCGCGGATCGCTCGAGAAATACTGGCGGTTCTTGCCAAGCGAATAGGAGATCGATGGGGATATGACATGCCTTAACCCTACCACATTTCCTATCTTCGGCTGAAACATGCCGTATACGGTGGTGCCCGCCGAAAGGCCAAGGGAAACATTATCCTTCCGCTGATAGCTTCTCGAAGTGGAATCGCTGTCGGTGGCGGTGAAATTTTCATGTACATTCAGCGAGGGCTCGGTCACCAGCCACCCAAAGAATTTGTTGGAGCTGGAAAGACTTGTGGACATTCCCATAGTGCGGTTAAAGGTAGAGAGCGAGGAACCGGTTTGACTGGAACCGAATGTCCCTTGAGATTTGGCTGTGTTGAGGGTATTCTGGAAATCCGCATCGAACGAATAGTATATGGAATTATACCATTTCTTTTCTTCCGGTTCCTGCTTTACCGCTTTTTTCTCATATTTACGCTGTTGATACTCTTTTTTCTCGGTTCCGAATAGAAGCGCACGAGGTTTACGGAATCGGAGGCTGGGAAGTACGGCGGTGGTATTCTTGGTGTCCAGGTTCATTTCGTGGCTGAAATTTGAAGTCAGGCTGTTGCCGCTCTCCTGCCAGCGCTTGGAGACGGAAAGAGAGGAGCGTATATCACGGTTGAGGCGATCGTAGATATTATACGAGTTGAGTTGGGAATAATTGCTGCTCTGGAAATTGGCGTCCCCGACGATCTGCAGGGTGGGGGAAATCTCCTGGGAGTGGGATGCCCGAAATATCCACTGACGTGTGCCGAGCCGTGACTGGTTCTCAAAGGATCCGAACACCGAGCCGCTCATCGCATAGCGGGAATTGTAGTTTACCCAGTTCTTCAAAAGCCAGCCGTTCGTTTCACGGACCACGGCGCTAGCCTGGTAATCCCAGTAATCCGATGGGACGAAATAGTATCCTATGTTGGAGAGATACCTTCCATTCTGCCGTGAGGAGCCGTATCGAGGGGTTAAAAATCCGGACTGCCTTCCCTTTGAGATGGGAAAGACATAGAACGGGAACCAAAATACCGGGATATTCCTGATATAGGCGGTGACAGGCTTGATGATCAGCTTGTCGTTCACAATGAACTTCATCTTCCGGCCGGCGAAGTAATAGTGGGGATCTTCCTTCAAATCGCAGGTAGTATATGTACCGTCGGATACATACAAAGTATCGCTGGAAACACGCTTAATACGGTCGAAAGTCATAAATCCTTTGTCGTATTTCGTTTTTCCCTCCACAACGAGCCCCTGCTCGGATTTCAGGTTGAATTCGACCTTGCGGCCTTTCAGTTCCTCGCCGCCCGTGTCGACGAACACGGGGGTTTCCACCAGCGCCCCGGTTGAATCCTTTTTTCCCTCTGCACTCACATACTGGTAATTCTGATAATACGTGATGTTGTTGCTCTTGAGAGTCCGCCCGAAATATTTCACTATGGCGTTATTATTCAGAAACGCCCTTTTTTTATCATACAGGTAATCGATTGTTTTTGCGCGGTACTCAAGCGAATCGGTAATAGCAAAACCCGGAAACTGTAGCGGTTTGGGTGGCGCATTCTGGGAAAAAACGGTACAGGGAAAGAGTAAAGGGAGCAGAAATGGGGCGATACGATGGCAGCTCATTACTATCCTATAGTATTTACAATAACGGTGCGGGTGCGGGGACCGTCAAATTCGCATACATACACACACTGCCATATCCCTAAAGCAAGCCGGCCTTCCTTTACCGGAATGGTGACCGATGAACCCATCAGAGAAGCCTTGACATGCGCGGCCGCATTTCCCTCTCCGTGACGGTAACTGTTCTTCCACGGCACAATCCGGTTAAGGGCATCGATAATGTCCGCCCGCACATCGGGATCAGCGTTCTCGTTTATAGTGATTCCGGCGGTGGTATGAGGAATAAATACCTGGCATATCCCTGTTTTGATTCCGGAAGAAAAGAGTACCTTTCGTACCTGCTCGGTCACATCCACCATCTCGGAGCGCAGCCTGGTATTTATTTTGAAATCCTGCACCATCAACTGTTCCTATAACTATTGGGGCTTGGAAGAATCTGTACTTTCAGGTAGTTCCTGTATGGCATTCAGTTTCTTCCTGGCTTTATCTACAAACAGGGAATCGGCGTCGCCGGAGAGAATCTTCGAAAAGACATTTGCTGCGGATTTCCGGTCGCCTTTTTTCATGGCGATATCGCCGATTTTCATGAGAGCATCGTTCCGCTGCTCGGAGGTGTTGCCGGTCGATTCATAGATATTCCAGTAGAGCTGGAGGGCGCGGTCGCTGTCCAGCTCTTCATATACTCCGGCCAGAAAGAACAGTATGTCCGTTTTCTTTTTTCCCTGGGCAAACCGTAAACCCTCCCTGGCATCCCGGGCGGCTTCGCTCTGCCTTCCCATGAGGTAATTCACATGGGCAAGGGAAATATAGACATCGGCCTTGTAAGGAGTTTTCGGATAGTCCTCGAGTATCTTTTCATAAACTTTCGAAGCATCCCACCAGCGGTTTATTTCACGGTAATTTCTGGCCATTCCCATAAGGGATCTGACAGTAAGGTCCGAAGAAATCCCGATGGCGGCCGCACTGTCATACCAGGCGACGGCCTCATCTGGTTCCAGCCATTCCTCATGAAGCATCGCCAGTTTGAAGAACGCGGCCTGCGCCCGGGCCGAATGCATTTTCCGGTGCGCAGTTTCCCTGAGAAATTCCTTGGCCGCATCCTTCCGGTCGGTCGAAACGTAGGTATCCGCCTGGTAAAAAACTGCCGAATCGGTGTAATCGGGACGAAGCCGGCCGTTGATGATGCTTTGGTATTTCTCAATCGCCTTTTCCGGGTTGTCGGAGAGACGGTAATACCAGGCCAATTCCAGGAGAAGCTTCGGCGAGAGACGGTTCGAGGGGTATTTGTTTACGAAATTTTCAGCAAATTCCGTTTCGGAAGAGTAATCCCCTTTTTTGTAGGCGATCCGTTCGAGGTAGAGAAGCGCATCGTCATAGTAGGCATCGGATTTGCGTGAATTGGCCAGGTAATTCAGGAAAGCGTTTTCCGCCTCGCTGTATTTTCCGGTTTCAAAAAGATTTTTCCCCAGCCGGTAAAACGTCTCCATGAATCTGGGATATGATGGATAATTGAGAGTGAGTTTTTTTAAAACACCTGCTGCAAGATCCGCACGGCCTGTCCGATCATAGCTCAATCCGAGGTAGTAGAGAGCCTCATCGATGCTGCCCCCTTTGGGATTATCAGCCAGGTATTTTTCAAAACGGTCGATGGCGCTGGTAACCAGATTCAG
This window encodes:
- a CDS encoding Maf family protein is translated as MNELILASKSPRRRELMKLLGHPFRSVTSHVEETAIPGETPSEHVVRLAVLKAREVGKQVGKGIVIGSDTIVVIDDVILGKPNSEEEAAEMLDLLQGRTHTVYTGFALFDPGNGALSTGFETTEVTMRRMNRNLIEKYIATGEPLDKAGAYGIQGYGAVIIPAIRGCYFNVMGLPLARIMEELYRFSGGRYGFFGNTGSHIHETLA
- a CDS encoding secondary thiamine-phosphate synthase enzyme YjbQ encodes the protein MVQDFKINTRLRSEMVDVTEQVRKVLFSSGIKTGICQVFIPHTTAGITINENADPDVRADIIDALNRIVPWKNSYRHGEGNAAAHVKASLMGSSVTIPVKEGRLALGIWQCVYVCEFDGPRTRTVIVNTIG
- a CDS encoding HU family DNA-binding protein, whose protein sequence is MTKEELVAKAAQDAGVPKAKAGKVLESVVESITGALAKGDKVSLVGFGTFSVSKRAAREGRNPATGKPIRIAATTVPKFKPGKKLKDAV
- the dtd gene encoding D-aminoacyl-tRNA deacylase, whose amino-acid sequence is MIGLIQRVGRCSVAVDSQEVSSIGRGLLIFLGVHGDDTEHDLEILSRKCIGLRIFPDEEGKMNRSVLDCGGEIMVVSQFTLFGDIRRGLRPYFGEAAPPHKANDYYERFMGLLSESGIGVKGGVFGAHMLVDILNDGPVTISINTRDMV
- a CDS encoding tetratricopeptide repeat protein; amino-acid sequence: MINRFHTISAISALLIIFSGPASAYDLTEKIDIAAIFLQTGKPDSAAVLLYDIVDGIKNRNEQVRAFYFLALAVGQLGRREEKMQYLEKASDVTPLAPFADKVRYAYTQLLMEAGNVNGAIAVSQDFVKAYPKSPLVPDMLFMLGQALLSKGESLKACNFFSEISKSYQNSYVAPEAVLKEGICLYKLNLVTSAIDRFEKYLADNPKGGSIDEALYYLGLSYDRTGRADLAAGVLKKLTLNYPSYPRFMETFYRLGKNLFETGKYSEAENAFLNYLANSRKSDAYYDDALLYLERIAYKKGDYSSETEFAENFVNKYPSNRLSPKLLLELAWYYRLSDNPEKAIEKYQSIINGRLRPDYTDSAVFYQADTYVSTDRKDAAKEFLRETAHRKMHSARAQAAFFKLAMLHEEWLEPDEAVAWYDSAAAIGISSDLTVRSLMGMARNYREINRWWDASKVYEKILEDYPKTPYKADVYISLAHVNYLMGRQSEAARDAREGLRFAQGKKKTDILFFLAGVYEELDSDRALQLYWNIYESTGNTSEQRNDALMKIGDIAMKKGDRKSAANVFSKILSGDADSLFVDKARKKLNAIQELPESTDSSKPQ
- a CDS encoding putative LPS assembly protein LptD; amino-acid sequence: MSCHRIAPFLLPLLFPCTVFSQNAPPKPLQFPGFAITDSLEYRAKTIDYLYDKKRAFLNNNAIVKYFGRTLKSNNITYYQNYQYVSAEGKKDSTGALVETPVFVDTGGEELKGRKVEFNLKSEQGLVVEGKTKYDKGFMTFDRIKRVSSDTLYVSDGTYTTCDLKEDPHYYFAGRKMKFIVNDKLIIKPVTAYIRNIPVFWFPFYVFPISKGRQSGFLTPRYGSSRQNGRYLSNIGYYFVPSDYWDYQASAVVRETNGWLLKNWVNYNSRYAMSGSVFGSFENQSRLGTRQWIFRASHSQEISPTLQIVGDANFQSSNYSQLNSYNIYDRLNRDIRSSLSVSKRWQESGNSLTSNFSHEMNLDTKNTTAVLPSLRFRKPRALLFGTEKKEYQQRKYEKKAVKQEPEEKKWYNSIYYSFDADFQNTLNTAKSQGTFGSSQTGSSLSTFNRTMGMSTSLSSSNKFFGWLVTEPSLNVHENFTATDSDSTSRSYQRKDNVSLGLSAGTTVYGMFQPKIGNVVGLRHVISPSISYSLGKNRQYFSSDPRAFFRFDRNISRKDLVNNVNLNLRNIFQVKTVKGEKENKFDLFTLNFSTAMDFEANKKLSPLQTTLDFRPARFVATRLSSSHGFYHKDNRLHLFSPNLNNFNITTDVGITQQDLFFIGQSSRPTANSNVGRDDIDIAKVVPEEEKVSGITSSALVPFNVRFSHFFGVTRNTFGPKKYNITHNIKPDISFSPSQNTSVSYSLYYDLEAKQIITQRMLINRDLHCFEASLSWVPSGIQEGFYFKVNIKDLPDVKVEKRRGSSQLGY
- a CDS encoding helix-turn-helix domain-containing protein encodes the protein MKPLHEELKELRLEKGVSLEDIYAVTKIRPALLEKLEEGDFTIAPEPFLRAFLREYAEAAGIDPDRVIARYENKASSIREEIRIERKKPEIMPTAPEAKQELSVPEKKNLSEKKPLKKTIPSEEKQIPRTETAPETVNEPETAVNVPVESPAPLPPLKVAFIDDDKPERPAGDRKETVHKYSRSSLDLEEPRSSQGLLFGIFIIIIIIAALIIIYVNGGGH